The window ACCAGTGCGCAGTTGCCGTGAGACAAACGTGAAGTGAGTAGGTCAGAAAGGCTTGAAATGCGTTCAGCGGAGAGAACTTACACGGCATGAAGTCTCACAACCAATTTCATTTCTCATGATCGAATGCATCGGAGGCAAGACAATCGTAAAAGGCCAGGTCGTCTCGGCCTGTCGGCGGCGCACCTGTAGGGAATGAAGCGTTTCGTGAGACAAACCGCGGTGCAGCCTGCGTGAGACGGATCGAGGAGTCGCAGGTCAGAGGCCGGCCATATGCAGCGAAACGTGAGAACCTACAAGCAGCAGCTGTCGGCGTGTAGATTCTCAAGTTTGACTGCAGTGTCTAAAGTTTGGCTGCGGCCTGGGACGCAGCCTTGAGAGCAGACCGGGGCGGTATCAACCCCGCTGCGGACGACGGCATGAATGACCTGTTTCTGACTTTGCGATAGAGGTGTATCCCTATTTGCCCGCAGATCGTCCTTAATGCCAGGAGCATCGGCCGCAAAGGGGCGCGCTCACGGAACCAGGAGGTCAGATCGTATGTGGTGGTGTAACGGCTCCTGGGGCCACGCCTGGTGGCCGGTGATCATGCTCATGGGCGTGTTCACGGTCATCTGGTTGGCGATGATGGCCCGCACCATGAGCCACGCCATGCCCCGCTCCCACACCGGCGAATCAGAACGCCACGGGCCGGATATGCATCAGCGCATCCTCGCCCACCGCCTGGGGAGCGGAGACATCGATATCGACGAGTACGAGCGGCTCCGCGACGCGCTCCAACGGCGCGCCGACGCGGCCCGGACTTAGTGAGGTCTGCCATGTCGAACTTAGCCAACGCACAGGCCGCGTGGATCACCGTGCCGTCTCCCAACGAGTTGCCCGCCGAGGTCGCCAGCGAGATCGGTGAGGTCTCCGAGCGGATCGGGTTCGTACCGAACGTCGCGCGCCTGCTCGCGGTGACGCCTCGGCGCTTCGTGGGCTGGTGGAGGTACTTCGATGAGCTGATGCGCGGGCCCTTGGGCCTCTCCAAGACCCAGCGGGCGATGATTGCGTGGTCATCTCAGCCGAAGCCCGCTGCCCCTACTGCGAGGCTGCGCACGCGGCCGCGCTGCGGCTGCGCACCAAGGATCCTGTGCTGGTCGACCGTCTCGCCGTCAACTACCGCCACGTCGAGCTTTCGCACCAAGACAAGGTGATGCTCGATTTCGCGGTCAAGCTGACCCACACGCCCGAGGCATGCGATGGACGCGACGTTGCCCGGCTACGGGAGGCCGGGTTCACCGACGTAGACATCCTGCACATCGTGGAAGTCACGGCGGTCTTCAACTACAACGTGCGTCCTGCCACGGCCACCGGGTTGTTCCCCAACCCCGAGTACCACCAGCTCGGCCGAGCCGCAGTGAAGGAGAACTGACATGGCACTGGAACAAAAGGACAAGGAACTGGTCGCCGTCGGCGCGAGCATCGGCGCCTTGTGCCGTCCCTGCCTCGACCATCACATCCCGGCCGGCCGCGACGCCGGGCTCACCGAGGCTGAACTCGCGCGGGCGGTCGAGGTCGGCGAAGCCACCCACCGCAGCGCCGTGGAGCTATTGTCGCGACGCGGCCGCGAACTGCTGCACACCACCGCAACGCGGCCCGGCGGGCCCGTCCAACTTGAACCCACTTCACGACAAGACGAGCTGGTAGCGCTGGGCGCCAGCATCGGAGCTAACTGCCACCCGCTCCTGGAGCAGCACATTGCTGGAGCCCACCAGCAGGGACTGACAGCAAGCCAAGTGCGCTCAGCGATCAAGATGGCCGAATTCGTCCAGCAGCACGCAGCCGAAGTCACCGCCGGTAAAGCCGCTGCCGCCATCGAGGCAGCCGAGCCCAGTCCACCGGCCGCTGGTGAGATGAACGCGCCGACGTCCGCTTGCGACGCGACAGAGGAGGAATCGAGATGAAGAAGGTGATGATCGGCGCTGCGGTCATCGCGGCGGCGCTTGTGTTGCCGCGCACTGAAATTGGCGAGCACGCCCTCACTCTTGATGCACACGAACAACGACGTGGTTCGTCGCCATGACGACGGCGTGGTCACAACGCGGCTTGCGA is drawn from Candidatus Mycolicibacterium alkanivorans and contains these coding sequences:
- a CDS encoding peroxidase-related enzyme (This protein belongs to a clade of uncharacterized proteins related to peroxidases such as the alkylhydroperoxidase AhpD.); amino-acid sequence: MVISAEARCPYCEAAHAAALRLRTKDPVLVDRLAVNYRHVELSHQDKVMLDFAVKLTHTPEACDGRDVARLREAGFTDVDILHIVEVTAVFNYNVRPATATGLFPNPEYHQLGRAAVKEN
- a CDS encoding carboxymuconolactone decarboxylase family protein, with protein sequence MALEQKDKELVAVGASIGALCRPCLDHHIPAGRDAGLTEAELARAVEVGEATHRSAVELLSRRGRELLHTTATRPGGPVQLEPTSRQDELVALGASIGANCHPLLEQHIAGAHQQGLTASQVRSAIKMAEFVQQHAAEVTAGKAAAAIEAAEPSPPAAGEMNAPTSACDATEEESR